The DNA sequence AGAGGTGCGGGTTCACCAGGCGCCGCCTAGGTCTCACAATTCTGTCTTTCGTGTCGAAGTCAGCAGGTTGCGTAGCCCTCTGAACGGGTCTAGGACCTTGGGCCACCATCCGTTGATGTTGTTGGTGGACTTGACTGGGCGCTGCCGGTCCAGGTCCCTCCACGTGGAGCGAGCGTTTCACAGTTTGAAATCCCGTGGAGATCGGATCGCCGCCGTTGAGCCGAGCGCCGGACATGGCGCGCTGGATGAAATCACTGATGGACCTCGCTGGTGAAACCCGTCGAGGAGACAGCGGCCCCTTCCAGATCCTCTTCCATGGTGGTCTTGTGGATGGGAAGACCTCCTGTAGCGTGGAAGCCATCATCCGCCTCCCGAGTTTATGATCGGGAGCGTGAGAATCTGTCACCGTAATTCTCTGAAGCGCCTTCCGGACTGATGGCGCGATGGTCACGGTGGGCATTCTCCATACGCAGTCAATGGATGGAAGATTTGGCGGTGTGGTCTGCTGGCTCCCGCTGTCCGCCGGCCGCGCACGGCGCGCAGCGCAGCGCAGCCGCCGGGGCCGGGCGCCGACTACGGTCCACCGGAGGCGCGCACGCAGGGTCGCCGGCCGGTGTGCGGAGGTGGCTGGCAGGGTCGCGGAAACACGTCCTTGCCGGATCTCCGCTTAGTACATATATACacaagtaacaagcaaagaagatCAATCTAACCTGCAACTACAAGTACATATGAATCTAACCTGCAAGGCTGCAACTGCGTTCGGCCAGTTAATAGCTAGGAACCTTATAGAGCCGGATGAATGGTACTTGGACCAGACAGTCTGCAATATGCATGACGTTGTTCGCTCATTTGCTCAATATGTGGCAAGAGATGAAGCAGTGATAGCTCAGAAAATTGAAGTTGGCCTAACCAATAAACTTAATTCGCAAAATGTTACTCGGTTATCACTGGAATGCAAAGAATCAGAATCAAATGAGCTAGAATGGAGTTCTCTACAAGGAAATAGATCACTGCGAACATTGATTTTAGTTGGGAAGATGAAGATCAACCCAGGTGATTCGTTGTTGTCTTTTCCATGTTTGCGGACCCTACATATAGAAGATGGAAATTTTGATGCTTTGTCTGAATCTTTGGTCCAACTCAAACACTTGAGGTATTTGTCCATAAAACGCACTGACACATGTAGGCTGCCAAAAAGAATTGCCATGATGAAATTCCTGCAGTGCATTAATATTTCTTACTGTAAAAGTTTGGTGAAGCTTCCACGTGATATTGGAGAGTTACGGCAGCTGAGGTATTTATGCCTTGTTAGCTCAGGAATAAATAGTATACCCAAGACTTTCGGTGGTCTAACCAATTTGAGGATATTGAATGGATTTCCAGTCCACATGGAAGGTGATTGGTGTAGTTTGGAAGAATTAGGACCTCTTCACCAGCTTACATTCCTTCATATACATGGTCTGGAGAATGTATCTTCTTCCTCATTTGCTATAAAGGCCAGGCTTCGTGAAAAGGTGCGCCTTAGCTATCTGGTCTTAAAGGGCACCAGTACACGTGGAGGTCCTCACAGGCTGGTAAAAGAGGTAGAGCAGCAACAAATCGAGAAGGTGTTTGATGAGCTCTGCCCTCCACCCTGCTTAGAAACTCTGTGTATTGAAGAGTACTTTAGCCAACAACTTCCAAAGTGGATGATGCCTACAGAAATTTCGTCCCTTGGAAGCTTGAGGAATCTATGGATGGAAGACTTGCCTTATTGCACGGAGCTACCTGATGGCTTGTGGCAGCTCCCCAGCTTGGAgttcctatagattaaaagcgCCCCAGGCATCAAGCGTATTGGGCCACACCATCATGAGCACCCAAGCCCTATGGAAAACGTTGGTTCTGATTTGGAAATTGAGGTGGTTCGGTGTACTGGCCTCAAGAGGATCAGCAATCTGCCAAATTTGCAGAACCTTATATGCCCAGAGTTGATGGTACTAGAGGGTTTGCCTGCACTTCAGAGACTCGTGCTGGCGGATTTCTCTCGCTGCTCGCTTCCATAGCTAAAGGGAAATCTGGCCCCGAGTGGGACAAGTTCAGCCATATCAAGCATGTGAAGGCATATGCACATGATAACGACAACAACATTAAAAGGAAGTGGTACGTCAAGTACACGAGAGATCATTTCAGCTTTAAGACAAACATCAGCGTCTCTGCTGACGCCTCAGGTAAATTAACACAGCTGCTGCTTTATACGTGCCTACTGAGTATGTACCTTTCTTGCTATTGGAATATCTCGTCACTTGACTGGATGTGCCGTTTAATTTCAGGGGATGAAACGGAGGAAGCGTTGTTGGACGAAGTGGAGGAAACTTCAAGGAATGAAATCGAAGAAGAACTTGTCAATGTGGAACAACTGAGGGAGTAATAGAGTATGCTACTACAACTTGTTATTAGTTGCTTGTTAAGCTGTGCCTAACACTGCCAATTATATAACGCATATGGACGACCTTGCCTGCACAGGTGGAGTGTCCGTCTGTGACCTATATGGACAGAAGGATCCTTGGAGTGGCCATCACCTTGACTGAAGAAGTATCAATGCAGAATTTGTGTTGCGATTTTGTTCACTTCTGTTAGACTACATTTCATTTTGAGGCGGTCAGATATTCGACATTGCAAATAAAAAGAGACTGGAATGTCATGTGAACTTGTTCCTTAATTTTTCTTCAATGATTTGTGTGCACGTTACTGTTCAATTCTGATGCAGTTTACCAGTTGTGAACTGAGAGGCCTATATGTATGTAAGTTGACTAGTAACAGAACAAACTAATGTTGCAGTACAGCTTCATTAAGACGCTTGCTGATTCACAGTGAtatatctataactcttatgaAGCAAAACTTCGCTAGCTATTTCTCATGGCATGTAAGGCGTCCATTTCAGTAGTCCACTATCATTTGTCACTATTTACTTTTGACATTCAAGTTGTCCAACAGTCCATTATCATTTACAATTAAAGTTCACTAGCAAAAGCATTATAATATTCATGTCAGCGAGATACATCATCCACTATGGATACAATCTCCACGTTTATGCTAATAaatctatatatattatatcatATTCTTATATTATAAACACCATATATATGATTCCTCCTTACTTATGGCAACGCGTGGAGAATCTTTTTGTAAATGCAAGTTGCCAATAACTAAATGTATATAACATGGTTCACCGAGTTTTTTGATTTTGTCAAGACTCCAAGTGGGTGTTTGAGGCTGTGAACTGCTTCTATATATCAACACGTAACATAACCTAAtgcacaacatgttcactccTGAATCAATAATGACTAGCAACTTATTTAATTAGTACAGGCTTGAAATTTCTCTACGCAGTTGCCAATAATATTTATTTCTCAGGGCCGTCTCTATAATTTTGAGGGCTCTTGTGCAAGCAAAAGGGTAAGAGGCCATCAATTTTTTTTGATAtgtcaaatatataaaatatatggtACAACAAAAAGAATTAATTTGCACAATATGTTTTAGTTTATAAAAGGTAATTATAgtacaacaaataaataaatagaataGAATTAGAAATTTAGAACCCTATCACGGAATACTAATAACAAAATTGGTGAAGTCTCGATCAGCCATGCCCTTACTCTTCGTGCTCCCGTGTCTAGTAGTGACATCGTGTGCGAACGTGTGGTGTTAGCGTGTCATGGAGCCACATTGTTGCATTGGACGATTGGGCAATAGGACGAGAAGACAATAAAGAGAGGAACATTGATTTGCTCAACTAATCGATCAAGCAAGAATATGAAGCAACACTAGCAATAGGTGGATGTGGATGACGTGCTGATTAATGAATTTCTTTTTAAAATTAATTAACGAATTTCTATAGTGTTTATATAAGCCTCCAAAAAATTAGATAAATCTATATactaaatattacatatatatttatAGGCCCCTTAGCGCCATGGCCCTCCGGCCGTCGCACCGGCTGCCCACCCCCAAGAGACGGCCCTGTTATTTCTCTACGGTCGAATCGTAGCTTGCATAAGAGACCAGCCGGAGAAATACAATTTTTTGACTGTTTTCATCTGATACCTAAATAAAATAGGACGTATAAGAATTTCTGAGAGTGCTACTTTTgctactactccctccgtccataaAAAATATAATTCACACAATTCAAGAAGTCAAACAATATTAACTTTGACTGaaataatatgaaaatataCTAACGCCAATGAGacaaaataagtatcattagattagttACAGAGTatacttttataataaatttatttcaagacataaatgctaatattatttactataaACTTGCTCAAAGTTAGACTCGTTTGACTGATATGTTTCTCATAATTGCATTTTTTCTGGACAGAGGTAGTGCATGCTAGCCATCTAGGAGCGCGGGAGAAGCCTCCATAGCGGCGGCCAGCTCGGCTCTCGCTTAGGCGACGAAGGGAGGGGCCCGCGCGCCTAGCTCGGTGGCTAGGTCTGCGCTCGCCCAGGTGGTGACGGGAGCGGGCCCACATGCCCCCGCGGTGGGCGTTCCACTGGCAGGAGCTTACCAGGCAGAGTGGGAGCCGGGGCTGAGGCCGGGCCCGAAGGTGTTCCTCCATTGTGCGATGGTCCACTCGTCGCTGCTTCCTCTGGCCTCAGATTCGATGGAACAGATTTGGGGATCTAGCGACGACCCGGTCAGGCCCCTGCGCACGCACGCCTGCTAGGCCAGGCCAGGGCTGAGTGGTCAGTATGTCGCGCCTAGAAGACAGATCTAGTGGATCCAAGGCAGATACAATGAGGCCCTGTGCACCTATGCATGCACGCCAACTAGACCAGGCGGCAATTGGGTGGTCGTGGCTACAGTCGGAAGGCGATGGGCCACATGACGGACAAGCCTTCCATCTTCTCTGAGGAGCAATTCAGGGCTGGGGCAGCGGCGGCTGACAGCTAGGCGTGCTAGCCTACGGCGGCAGCTGGGTAGACAACTTCTTTGTCGTCCTCGTCGCCATCGTCTCGGTCAACCTCCTCAGTGGTGGTCGgcaattgttgttgttgttgttgtgatGGTGGTGGTGTTTTCTTCTCTTTGTTAAGGTGTGAATCAAAGTGTTCTTGTATCTTTTTGGCTACATATATCCTTCATGGTTATAAAGGCTGGATTATTAATTAAAATTCACTATCTAGAAAAACATGTGAGCCATCCAAGGTTATCAATTATCCATCACGTAGACATGACCTAATCTTGCTTGGGCCGAGCGGAGCATCCGCAAGATCCATCCACCTTGGCGCGACATACTTGCTCAAAGCAAAAAAAGCTAGCCACGACATACTATGCCGAGTccactaaaaaaataaaaaaaaaacttgttgaTGAGAGAGGCGTGAGATATGTTAAGGTCAATCTTAATGATGGTCTTATGACCTAGTTTTCAACAAACAAGCAAAATGCATGCAGTGGCCACATATTGGTGCGCTGGGTGCTGATGGTGCGGGGGGCGGACGCATTGGAAACCCACCAGTTAGAAAAATGTTTAAAAAGAGTGACCAAGTTCGAGCCTTTACATATGAACAACTCGAGCGCCATGATTGGTTGCAGTTGGATACAAACAGTAAAGCCATCGCGGCAAAGCCATCGATGTATACAGAACGTAGAAGAGATCTGCTTTCACACAACGGTGAATAATATATACAGAAGGTAGCAACATCTATATGGTGTGGCGgttaaaactcctccatgatatatatatatatatatatatatatatatatatatatatatatatatatagtatactcTGTAGCTAGCTACCGAATAAGATATTCTGTTGTAGCCAGGTCATCCCACGCACCCGCTCACCCTTGGCGCGACCAGGCAGCGGACGAGCGCGAGATTCCTGGTCCTCTTGGCTCCTGGCTCCCGGCTCCCAATCGGCACAGCTCGCCTAGTTACGGGAGCCGCGCATCACACTGCCGTTAAATCAGGCTGAGTAATAGATCAGCGACATGCATGCATCCTTGATTAGCGATGGATTTTTTCCCCCTGCTTATCCACAGTTATATATGTCcatcgggccgtgccggcccAACATGACACCGGGCCACATCGGGCCACCGTGCCGCACGGGCCGTGCCTGTGGCGTGCCCGTGCCGCGCCTACGGCCCAAGGCACGGTCCGTGGGCCGTTTTGTCGGGCCGTGCCACCCGGTGAGCCCGGCAAATTTCACCGGACCGTGCTGGCCCACAACCCGAAGATCATCTAGTGACTCAGTGAATCAGTCATCAGTGATTAACTAAGACACACAGAAATACAGGATTTACAGATTCACAGATCAtgagatcaaagaacaagacagATTAAAGAGATAATATAATTAACTTTACTGAGCTGTTTTGTGCAAtgctgcctcattaaaaaccttgCTAGGTAAAACTCACCCTTGTGAGAAACTCTAGCAAGGGAAAAAGAGTGCAGCCAGCTCCAAAATGTTAAGTGTTTAGGACTTTAGGCTATCCTATTACAAAATGTCAACTGCCAAGTGCCAAACTGCCAACTCAATGTTTCAAAACTGCATGTCTAATTGTCTATCACTCTATCCTATTAGGCTATtacaagatcaactcaatgtgACCAACAATATGACAATATCAGACTTGAAGAGTTGAAGTTGCAGTGCAGACACCAGACAGCCAGACTACAAGAGCAGACCAAAAGCTCCTGCTGTCCTGCACAATGTAAACAGGTTCTTGTCAAATTCTTACTCATTCTAATAATCTAAATAGCTAATTGCATCAATCTAAAGTTCTAAAGTTCTTACTCATATTCATATCAATGTCATCTTCTAAACAAATGTACTCCCGCTGCCGCTGCCAtttccgctgccgctgccgcttccTTGAGCTTGACCTTGTTCGTCCAGGTAGAGGTTCTTGAATGCATCTACCAGGTCAATGTCTTCAGGTGTGTGCTGCTCCCTTGTTGCTCCTAGCTCCCAGTCCTTGATGCATGTGAGCATCTCCACATGCTCAGGCAACAAGCGACGGCGCCGGTCCTCTAGTATCCTGGAGGTACAACTGAAACACGACTCGGAAGAAACAGTAGACACAGGGACAGACATGATATCTCGAGCCATAATAGATAGGATTCGATAGGTAAGCTTGTGATCACGCCACCAAAGGAGTATGTCAAAGGATTCCTCATAGCATGTGACAGGGTCACTGTCCAGGTAAGCACTGAGCTCACTAACAGCAGATGGAGTAGAAGAGGATGTGGGGGAACAGGCAGGGGAGTCACCAGGACCTCCAAAGATCCTTCCCCATGCCTGTTTTCTCTTACCAGCATGAGCTGAAGGGACTGCAAGCCTCTAAGACCTAGCTGCACCAAATTTATCTTCATACTTGCCAAACATTTTAAACATTTCATCTTTGACTTCACCATAGTATAAACTATAACTACATCCAGTAGCCTTACCAAGCAGATCAAGTACATTATAGAAACCTTTCATCTTAGCTCTAGGATCAAGAATGAATGCATATGAATAAATGAGTGGGATTTTCTCCCAATATTTAAGGAATTTCAGTTTCATAGGAGTAGAAATGTTTCTGAAGCCTGTATCTTTTTCAGCTTCCTGCAAATGCTCAGCAATGGCAAGCAAATGGTGCAACACAAGTAGAGCAGTGGGATAATAAACACCAGACAAAACAACAGTACAATCATAAAATAGTTCCAGGAATGCCATGATTTGTTCAGCATTATGCCAATGTTGTGGAGTCAACAAAGTAGAACCATAATTAGAGTTAATGAACACATTGAATACTTCCTTGTATGGCAGCAAGTGCTTGAGCATCAAGTAAGTAGAATTCCATCTAACATCCATATCTAAGCCAAACTTTCTAGGTCTAAGACCCTGAGCATTGCAGTAATTCTTAAACAGAGCAATTCTTTGATTAGAGGAATTTAAAAAGTTGATTGCAGTTCTGAAATCTTCAAGATAAGTTTTCACTCTCTTGAAGCCAGTTTTGACAATCAAGTTAATGATGTGGCATGCACAGCGTTGATGCACAAGCAAGTATTTCACTTTGTTTGGATTCTCTCTTGTAGGTGCAGGGTAAGAACCCAAATAACCAAAGAAAACAGGTTGCAGAATCTCATGAGCTCTAGTATTAGCAGAAGCATTGTCAAGAGACACAGAAAAAATCTTATCCATCAAACCAAACTCATCAACAACACTAGCAATCCTATCAGCAATATTTTCACCAGAATGTTTAACCTCAATCAACCTTAAACCAACAACTTTCTTTTGTAACTCCCAGTCTTTACTAACATAATGAGCAACAACAGAAATGTAATCCTCCTTGGCATTACCAGACCAAATATCAGATGTCAACGAAACAGAGGATGCAGCAGGCAACACATTTTTCATAAGCAAAGTACGCTCTTCATCAAACAGTTTAGACATATCTCTAGTGGTGGTCTGCCTAGAAATCTTCTCAAATAGAGGATTATGAGCACGTCTTATATAATCCTCCCAAGCCTGTGTCTCACCTATCCCTAAAGGAAGGTCTAACCTAGCAATCAAACGACACAACTCAATGCGAGCAACCATAGGATCATAAACCCAGTTTTTCAAACCATCAGGATTTAGAGCAAGTTTAGACTGGGTCATTTTAGCATGATTCTGTTTTTTCATACAGGATTTCATGTGCCATCTCAAATGACCAGTACCATTACCAGATCTAGCAGTGTACTTCGAACGACAATGCTTACAGATTGCAGCAATTCTAATCTTATTCGTCGCATCTTTAACCTCATGAAAGTACGTCCAAACAACAGAAGTTTTCTTACCAGAGGTACCTCCAGTGTTAGCGGGGCCGGCATCATCGTCGTCCTCGCCGTCGAGGTCGATCGGCTGGTTGCCATTGATGCCATCCAAGCCATCACCGAGGTCGATGCCGAACAACGCAGCTGCGTCCTCACGCAAGTCGTCGTCGTTctcgttctccatctcccgctcATCGTCCGAGTTTAGTGCTAGGTCCTCGCCGTCGACAAGGGGGCGGCGCTGATCCGCACCGGACCCCTGCGTTGCGAGGCCAGCAATTTCACCGGACGACCGAGACTGAGAATGAGACTGAGACTGAGAGAGCCCTCCAACTCCAGCACCGCCCCTCGACGGGCGCTTCGGTGGCCTGGCCATGTTCGCCTCCACTCCAGAGGAGGAAGAGGCGGCGTCAGGCACCACCAACCTGCCAAGTGCCAAGAAATGGCGAAGAAGAGTCAGAGTCAGAGAACACCGAGAGAAATGaagttagggttagggttaccTGTGCGACCGGAGCCCGGTGCCGGAGCCAGAGCCGGAGAAGAAGGATCAGAGAAGTAGAGAACACAACAAACGAGAAACGACGGCACGCGGTGGCGGACGTGGAAGATGCACACAAACTCACATGCTTCACCGGAAAATAGAGAGGAGTGGAGGGGAAAGGAGGGAGGGACCGAGGGAGGAGAGCTGGAGCCGGAGAAGAAGGATCAGAGGAGGGCGGGTGGCGGCGAGCCGACGAGGCGAC is a window from the Sorghum bicolor cultivar BTx623 chromosome 5, Sorghum_bicolor_NCBIv3, whole genome shotgun sequence genome containing:
- the LOC8073641 gene encoding putative disease resistance RPP13-like protein 1 — protein: MNLTCKAATAFGQLIARNLIEPDEWYLDQTVCNMHDVVRSFAQYVARDEAVIAQKIEVGLTNKLNSQNVTRLSLECKESESNELEWSSLQGNRSLRTLILVGKMKINPGDSLLSFPCLRTLHIEDGNFDALSESLVQLKHLRYLSIKRTDTCRLPKRIAMMKFLQCINISYCKSLVKLPRDIGELRQLRYLCLVSSGINSIPKTFGGLTNLRILNGFPVHMEGDWCSLEELGPLHQLTFLHIHGLENVSSSSFAIKARLREKVRLSYLVLKGTSTRGGPHRLVKEVEQQQIEKVFDELCPPPCLETLCIEEYFSQQLPKWMMPTEISSLGSLRNLWMEDLPYCTELPDGLWQLPSLEFL